Within Azoarcus sp. DD4, the genomic segment CGTGCTCGCCAACAGCAGGGCGAGCGCGGTCGAGAGACGTCGAAAGGGATTCTTCATGGCAGCGGGAAGGTGTCCGGAAGAGGACGGAGCGCCGATTCTTGCACGATTCGGCGCGAATGGCGCCCGGCCGAGGCCGGGACACGCCCGCGGCATGCTGCCATGCCGTGCCGAGGGCGGCTTGCCTACTGCGTCGACACCTTGGGAAATACCGCGTCGCGCACCTTGGCCTCGGTCAGCGTCGGCGAGCAGCATTCGATGAAGCGCAGCGCGTAGCCGCGCAGGTAGTGGCCGCGACGCAGCGCGATCCAGGTGGTGTTCATCTCGAACAGGCCCTTGCTGTCGAGCAGCTTGAGCCCGGCGTCGCGTTGCGGATGGAAGGCCATCGCCGCGATGATGCCGACGCCGTGGCCGAGCTCGACGTAGGCCTTGATCACGTCGGCATCGAGCGCGGACATCACGATGTCGGGCGTCAGCCCCGCGCGCGCAAAGGCGGCGTCGATGCGGGTGCGGCCGGTGTAGCCCTCGTGGTAGGTGATGATGGGGTATTCGGTCACCGCTTCCAGCGTCAGCGGATGGACCTGGGTGAGCGGATGGTCCTCCGGCACGATCAGGGTGTGCTGCCAGTGGTAGAAGGGGAAGCTCACCAGGTCGTCTTCGTCGCCGAGCGCCTCGGTGGCGATGCCGATGTCCACCTGGCCGCCGCGCAGCAGCGCGACGATCTCCTTCGGTCCGCACTGGTGCAGTTCGAGGTGCACCTTGGGGAATTCCTGCTTGAAGCGCGTCACCACCGGCGGCAGCGCATAGCGCGCCTGGGTGTGGGTGGTGGCGATGGCGAGGTGGCCCTTGTCCTTTTGCGAGAACTGCTCGCCCAGGCGCTTGATGTTCTGGGTATCGAGCAGGATGCGTTCGACGATGGGCAGCAGTTCCTTGCCCGGCTCGGTCAGACCGAGCAGGCGCTTGCCGCGGCGCACGAAGAGTTCGACGCCGAGCTCGTCCTCCAGGTCCTTGATGTGCTTCGAGACGCCCGACTGCGCGGTGTAGAGCGCGTTGGCGACCTCGGTGAGGTTGAAGTTGCGCCTCACCGTTTCGCGCACGATGCGCAATTGCTGGAAGTTCATGGTCAGGCTGCCTCGCGCGGGAATACGCGCAATTGTGACGGTACCAGGCGGACACGCTGGCCTTCCGCGAGCGGCAGGCTGGCCAGGCGTTCGCGGGTGAGCACCACCTCGTAGTGGCGCGGCAGGCCGCTGTCGCCCTCGGCTTCGACGGCGTCGAGCTCCACCCGCACGCTGGCGCCGAAGGCGAGCACGCGGGCGACGATGGCATCGACGCCGTTGGGCGCGGCGAGGTCGGTGACGATGTCGAGTTCGTGCGGACGGGCGAAGCCGACCACATCGACGCCGTGCTCCGCATCGCGGCCGTCGTGCGGCAGCACCGCCTCGCCGACGCGCACGTGTTCGCCATCGACGCGGCCGTGGAAGAGATTGACCGCGCCGAGGAAGCCATAGACGAAGGGCGTGGCCGGGTGCTCATAGACTTCCTGCGGGGTGCCGACCTGTTCCACCTTGCCCTTGTTCATCAGCACCACGCGGTCGGCCACTTCCAGCGCTTCTTCCTGGTCGTGGGTGACGAAGATGGAGGTAACGTGGAGTTCGTCGTGCAGCCGGCGCAGCCAGCGACGCAGTTCCTTGCGCACCTTGGCGTCGAGCGCGCCGAAGGGCTCGTCGAGCAGCAGCACGCGCGGTTCCACCGCCAGTGCCCGGGCCAGCGCGATGCGCTGGCGCTGGCCGCCGGAAAGCTGCGCCGGGAAGCGGTCGGCCAGCCAGTCGAGCTGCACGAGTTCCAG encodes:
- a CDS encoding CysB family HTH-type transcriptional regulator; translated protein: MNFQQLRIVRETVRRNFNLTEVANALYTAQSGVSKHIKDLEDELGVELFVRRGKRLLGLTEPGKELLPIVERILLDTQNIKRLGEQFSQKDKGHLAIATTHTQARYALPPVVTRFKQEFPKVHLELHQCGPKEIVALLRGGQVDIGIATEALGDEDDLVSFPFYHWQHTLIVPEDHPLTQVHPLTLEAVTEYPIITYHEGYTGRTRIDAAFARAGLTPDIVMSALDADVIKAYVELGHGVGIIAAMAFHPQRDAGLKLLDSKGLFEMNTTWIALRRGHYLRGYALRFIECCSPTLTEAKVRDAVFPKVSTQ
- a CDS encoding sulfate/molybdate ABC transporter ATP-binding protein — encoded protein: MSIQVENIHKQFGSFTALNDVSLDFPSGELVALLGPSGCGKTTLLRVIAGLETADSGRVILEGEDASGTHVRERQVGFVFQHYALFRHMTVFENVAFGLRVKPRKERPSEAEIRKRVHRLLELVQLDWLADRFPAQLSGGQRQRIALARALAVEPRVLLLDEPFGALDAKVRKELRRWLRRLHDELHVTSIFVTHDQEEALEVADRVVLMNKGKVEQVGTPQEVYEHPATPFVYGFLGAVNLFHGRVDGEHVRVGEAVLPHDGRDAEHGVDVVGFARPHELDIVTDLAAPNGVDAIVARVLAFGASVRVELDAVEAEGDSGLPRHYEVVLTRERLASLPLAEGQRVRLVPSQLRVFPREAA